The following is a genomic window from Variovorax paradoxus.
TCCGGCGAAGGCGGCGCGCTGCTGATCAACGATCCCGCGCTGGCGCTGCGCGCCGAGATCATCCGCGAGAAGGGCACTGACCGCAGTCGCTTCTTTCGCGGCGAAGTTGACAAGTACACCTGGCAGGACGTTGGCTCGTCCTTCCTTCCCGGCGAACTGGTCGCTGCATTCCTGTGGGCGCAACTGGAAGATGCCGAGCGCATCACACAGGTGCGCCTCGACGCCTGGAACCGCTATCACGATCTGTTGCATCCATTGGAGACCCAAAGTGCACTGAGGCGGCCCACGATCCCCGCGGGTTGTGAGCACAACGCACACATGTACTACGTGTTGCTGGCGCCGGGCATCGATCGCCAGCAGGTGCTCGATGCCCTGAAGCGGGCCGAGGTCTCCTCGGTGTTCCACTATGTTCCGCTTCATTCCTCGCCCGCGGGCCGGCGCTTCGGCCGGGCGCATGGCGATCTCGTGGTCACCGATCGCGAGTCGGAGCGCCTGATTCGCCTGCCCCTCTGGGTAGGTCTGACGAAGGAAAAGCAGGATCGGGTTGTCGACGTGCTCGTCGAGGCTCTCTCGGCGCAATCCTGATTGCGCGGTGCGCATGAATGCGCCATCGTGAGGCTGCGCGGGACAAGCGCGGCATTCCCAATCCAGGCGGGCTGCCGCCCGGTATGGCGGCGCCATAGCAAGGACCGTGCCCTACTTTGCCTATGTTAAAGTGGAAAGTTCGATTTCGCCTCAGCTTCCCAGGGACAATACAAAATGCAAGAGACGTTCAACAACAAAACCCTCCTGATCACCGGCGGGACCGGCTCTTTCGGGAACGCCGTGATCAATCGCTTCCTGTCCACCGACATCGGCGAGATACGTATCTTCAGTCGAGATGAAAAGAAGCAGGACGACATGCGCAAGCGTTACAACAACGCCAAGCTCAAGTTCTACATTGGCGACGTGCGTGACGGTCGCAGTCTCGTGTCGGCCATGCGCGGCGTGGACTATGTGTTTCATGCGGCAGCGCTCAAACAGGTGCCGTCCTGCGAGTTCTATCCAATGCAGGCCGTGCGCACCAACGTTCTTGGCGCCGAGAACGTGCTCGAACACGCAGTAGAGGCTGGAGTCAAGCGCGTGGTCTGCCTGAGCACCGACAAAGCTGTGTACCCTATCAACGCCATGGGCATCAGCA
Proteins encoded in this region:
- the rffA gene encoding dTDP-4-amino-4,6-dideoxygalactose transaminase, which produces MKSDRIPFNWPHMTGKELYYIAEAHFNGRLAGDGPYTARCHRLLEERCGSHKALLTHSCTAALEMCALLMDIQPGDEIIMPSYTFVSTANAFVLRGGVPVFVDIRADTLNIDEKLIEAAITPRTRGIAVVHYAGVACEMDAIMDIAARHGLQVIEDAAQGVMARYKGRALGSIGQLGALSFHETKNVISGEGGALLINDPALALRAEIIREKGTDRSRFFRGEVDKYTWQDVGSSFLPGELVAAFLWAQLEDAERITQVRLDAWNRYHDLLHPLETQSALRRPTIPAGCEHNAHMYYVLLAPGIDRQQVLDALKRAEVSSVFHYVPLHSSPAGRRFGRAHGDLVVTDRESERLIRLPLWVGLTKEKQDRVVDVLVEALSAQS